A portion of the Segatella copri DSM 18205 genome contains these proteins:
- the lpxA gene encoding acyl-ACP--UDP-N-acetylglucosamine O-acyltransferase, translating into MASIISPKAEVSPKAKIGDNCKIYPFVYIEDDVVIGDNCTIYPFVSIMNGTRMGNNNKVFQAAVIAALPQDFHFTGEESEVVIGDNNTIRENVVINRGTHKGGKTVLGNNNFLMEGAHISHDTVIGNGSVFGYGTKIAGDCVIGNGVIYSTSVVENAKTRVGDLAMIQAGTTFSKDIPPYIIAGGKPVKYAGPNTIIMEAAELTEKVRKHIANAYRLVFHGQTSLFDAINQIKDQVPDGPEIQNIIQFLESSEKGVITKM; encoded by the coding sequence ATGGCTAGTATAATAAGTCCAAAGGCAGAGGTTTCTCCAAAGGCTAAGATTGGAGACAACTGCAAGATATATCCATTCGTCTATATCGAGGACGATGTGGTCATCGGCGACAACTGTACCATCTATCCATTCGTGAGCATCATGAACGGTACTCGCATGGGTAATAATAATAAGGTGTTCCAGGCAGCCGTTATCGCTGCCCTCCCACAGGACTTCCACTTTACAGGTGAGGAGAGTGAGGTAGTAATCGGCGATAACAATACCATCCGTGAGAACGTGGTTATCAACCGTGGTACCCATAAGGGCGGCAAGACCGTTCTGGGCAACAACAACTTCCTGATGGAAGGTGCCCATATCTCTCACGATACCGTAATCGGCAACGGTAGCGTATTCGGTTATGGTACCAAGATTGCGGGCGACTGCGTGATTGGTAACGGTGTCATCTACTCAACATCTGTAGTAGAGAACGCCAAGACTAGAGTAGGCGACCTGGCGATGATTCAGGCAGGTACTACCTTCTCTAAGGACATTCCTCCTTATATCATTGCCGGTGGAAAGCCTGTGAAGTATGCAGGTCCTAACACCATCATCATGGAAGCAGCCGAGCTTACCGAGAAGGTTCGCAAGCATATTGCTAATGCCTACCGACTGGTATTCCATGGTCAGACATCCCTCTTCGATGCCATCAACCAGATCAAGGATCAGGTGCCAGATGGACCGGAGATTCAGAACATCATCCAGTTCCTGGAGAGTTCAGAGAAGGGTGTCATCACTAAGATGTAA
- a CDS encoding DUF3098 domain-containing protein → MDKKNLAFDKMNFILLGIGMAIIIIGFLLMSGAGSNEHTFDTDIFSTRRIVVAPTVTLIGFLSIIYAVIHKPKDNE, encoded by the coding sequence ATGGATAAGAAGAATTTAGCATTCGACAAGATGAACTTTATCTTGTTAGGCATCGGAATGGCGATTATTATCATCGGTTTTCTGCTGATGAGTGGCGCCGGTTCTAACGAGCATACCTTCGATACTGATATTTTCAGTACCCGTCGCATCGTTGTAGCACCAACTGTAACATTGATAGGTTTCCTTTCAATCATCTATGCGGTGATACATAAACCGAAAGACAATGAATAA
- a CDS encoding cell division protein FtsX, which translates to MRKKQYKPSNHRGLQVITLCISTAMVLILLGLVIFSVLMGRNLSSYVKENLVVQVMLEQDMTNPEGLQMCKRLNARSYVNTLTYITKEEALKEATRDLGTNPSEFAGVNPFQPSIEITTKADYANNDSLKWIAKELKAYPRVTEVTYQHDLIEQVNNSLAKISIGLLIVAALLTFISFSLINNTVRLGIYARRFSIHTMKLVGASWGFIRRPFLRKAVLVGVVSALLADGFLGGCLYAWSLHEPELMNVLGWQELAITGGSVFLFGIIITAFCACISVNKFLKMKAGDLYKI; encoded by the coding sequence ATGAGAAAGAAACAATATAAGCCTAGCAATCATCGTGGATTGCAGGTCATTACTTTGTGTATCAGTACCGCTATGGTGCTCATTTTGTTGGGATTAGTTATCTTCTCTGTCCTCATGGGACGTAATCTCTCTTCCTATGTGAAGGAGAATCTCGTGGTACAGGTGATGCTCGAACAGGATATGACTAACCCGGAGGGATTGCAGATGTGTAAACGCCTGAATGCAAGATCTTATGTCAATACGCTGACTTATATCACCAAGGAAGAGGCACTGAAAGAAGCTACCCGCGATTTGGGTACCAACCCGAGCGAGTTTGCCGGTGTCAATCCTTTCCAGCCTTCCATAGAGATTACGACGAAGGCAGATTACGCGAACAATGATTCATTGAAGTGGATTGCCAAGGAACTGAAGGCATATCCGCGTGTTACCGAGGTTACTTATCAGCACGACCTGATAGAACAGGTGAACAATTCGTTGGCAAAGATCAGTATCGGATTGCTGATTGTAGCAGCCCTGCTCACCTTCATCTCGTTCTCGCTGATTAACAATACGGTGCGTCTGGGCATCTATGCCCGCCGTTTCTCCATCCATACGATGAAGCTGGTAGGTGCATCCTGGGGCTTTATCCGCCGTCCGTTCCTGCGCAAAGCTGTGCTTGTGGGTGTTGTTTCAGCCCTGCTGGCAGATGGTTTTCTGGGCGGTTGTCTCTATGCATGGTCGCTCCACGAACCGGAACTGATGAATGTTTTGGGCTGGCAGGAACTTGCCATCACCGGCGGCTCCGTCTTCCTCTTCGGTATCATCATCACCGCCTTCTGCGCCTGCATCTCAGTCAATAAGTTCCTGAAGATGAAGGCGGGAGACCTTTATAAGATTTAG
- a CDS encoding efflux transporter outer membrane subunit: MKKNLNIIILGLAALSLSSCKTLYGKYERPDVKTSGIVRDVASDTDTLAVKDTTTFANIPWRSVFTDPQLQSLIEKGLNNNVNLLNAALNVKIAEEQLKCAKLAFLPALSFTPQGTIASWDGQAATKTYTMPVTASWMVDLFGNLLSQKRSAQMALLQLQDYQVSVKTNLIANIANMYYTLLMLDKQVELVNNMEGLTKDTWETMQKMHDLRLGYRTPAIQSAESNYYSVLTQKTDLLRQIRETENSLSLLIGDQAHSIARGKLDNQSLPSNFSTGVGIQLLNNRADVHAAEMNLAQCFYGVETARSKFYPSITISGTGAFTNSAGMGIVNPGKWLLSAVGSLTQPIFQNGRIIAGLKVAKMQYEQAYNTWQNTVLKAGSEVSNALVLYNYSDEKSKIEQKRIEVLEKNVESTKELMGIAGSSYLEIIQAQSSLLNVQLSKVADDFNKMQAVVNLYYALGGGAK, encoded by the coding sequence ATGAAAAAGAATTTAAATATCATCATATTGGGTCTCGCAGCGCTCTCCCTGAGCAGCTGCAAGACTCTCTACGGAAAATATGAGCGTCCGGATGTGAAGACCAGCGGTATCGTTCGCGATGTAGCTTCTGATACAGATACTTTGGCTGTAAAGGATACTACTACCTTCGCCAATATCCCTTGGCGCAGTGTCTTTACCGACCCTCAGCTTCAGTCGCTCATCGAGAAGGGATTGAACAACAATGTCAACCTCCTCAATGCGGCTTTGAACGTGAAGATAGCAGAAGAGCAGCTGAAGTGTGCTAAGTTGGCATTCCTGCCTGCCTTGTCTTTCACTCCTCAGGGAACCATCGCTTCCTGGGATGGTCAGGCTGCAACCAAGACTTACACGATGCCTGTTACAGCCAGCTGGATGGTAGACCTCTTCGGCAATCTGCTATCTCAGAAGCGCAGTGCCCAGATGGCGCTGCTCCAGTTGCAGGATTATCAGGTATCTGTCAAGACCAACCTCATCGCCAACATCGCCAACATGTATTATACTCTGTTGATGCTCGACAAGCAGGTGGAGTTGGTTAACAATATGGAAGGATTGACCAAGGATACTTGGGAGACTATGCAGAAGATGCACGATCTCAGATTGGGTTACCGTACACCAGCCATCCAGTCAGCTGAGTCTAACTACTATTCTGTGTTGACCCAGAAGACCGATCTGTTGCGCCAGATTCGTGAGACAGAGAACTCTCTGAGTCTGCTCATCGGCGATCAGGCACATAGCATCGCCCGTGGCAAGTTGGATAACCAGAGTCTTCCATCTAATTTCTCAACCGGTGTAGGCATCCAGTTGCTCAACAACCGTGCTGATGTCCACGCAGCCGAGATGAATCTTGCCCAGTGCTTCTATGGTGTAGAGACCGCCCGCAGCAAGTTCTATCCATCTATCACTATTTCCGGTACAGGTGCCTTCACCAATTCAGCTGGTATGGGCATCGTGAACCCTGGTAAGTGGTTGCTCTCAGCTGTAGGTTCTCTTACCCAGCCAATTTTCCAGAACGGCCGTATCATTGCCGGTTTGAAGGTGGCTAAAATGCAGTATGAGCAGGCTTACAACACCTGGCAGAATACCGTGCTGAAGGCTGGTAGCGAGGTGAGCAATGCGCTTGTTCTCTACAACTACTCTGATGAGAAGAGCAAGATAGAGCAGAAGCGAATAGAAGTACTCGAGAAGAATGTAGAATCTACCAAGGAATTGATGGGTATTGCAGGCAGCTCTTACCTTGAAATCATCCAGGCACAGTCTTCACTCCTCAACGTACAGCTTTCTAAGGTAGCTGATGACTTCAACAAGATGCAGGCAGTAGTAAATCTCTACTATGCATTGGGTGGAGGAGCTAAGTAG